The Stegostoma tigrinum isolate sSteTig4 chromosome 9, sSteTig4.hap1, whole genome shotgun sequence genome includes a region encoding these proteins:
- the gemin6 gene encoding gem-associated protein 6, giving the protein MNEWISQKPLEWEKYLNKEVKVTADEKNTYQGWVFTVDPVSGSIVLVNFVDAGKVSVVTIMGHAVQTVELISEGENITKEKLSALFMPAAAKVYSNEELEQRKSSLKSWLEKNRIPVTEQGDQNKLLCVAGVLIVSPPYNPEDCNSSNEIILSRVQSLIKCNPNADHKTD; this is encoded by the exons ATGAATGAATGGATTTCACAAAAACCTTTGGAATGGGAAAAGTATCTGAACAAAGAAGTGAAAGTCACTGCAGATGAAAAAAATACATATCAAGGGTGGGTCTTTACTGTTGACCCTGTATCTGGGAG CATTGTTCTGGTCAACTTTGTGGATGCAGGGAAGGTGTCTGTTGTGACTATTATGGGGCATGCAGTTCAGACAGTGGAACTGAtaagtgaaggagaaaacatcaCAAAGGAGAAACTGTCTGCCTTATTCATGCCTGCAGCTGCCAAGGTCTACAGCAATGAGGAGCTTGAGCAAAGGAAGTCTAGCCTTAAATCGTGGCTCGAAAAAAATCGGATTCCTGTTACAGAGCAGGGAGATCAAAACAAATTGCTATGTGTGGCTGGGGTATTGATAGTATCCCCACCATACAATCCAGAAGACTGCAATAGTTCCAATGAAATTATTCTGTCCAGAGTTCAAAGCCTCATCAAATGTAACCCAAATGCCGATCACAAAACTGATTGA